A single region of the Dunckerocampus dactyliophorus isolate RoL2022-P2 chromosome 3, RoL_Ddac_1.1, whole genome shotgun sequence genome encodes:
- the eif3m gene encoding eukaryotic translation initiation factor 3 subunit M isoform X1, with amino-acid sequence MSVPAFIDITEEDQALELRAYIKSKGAEISEENSEGGLHVDLAQIIESCDVCLKDDDKDVESVMNSIVSLLLILETEKQEALIESLCEKLVKFREGERPSLRMQLLSNLFHGMDENAPVRYTVLCSLIKVAAACNAISFIPTDLDQVAKWIVDWNLNTEKKHTLLRLVYEALVDCKKSDAAAKVMVELLGSYTEDNASQARVDAHRCIVRALKDPNTYLFDHLLTLKPVRFLEGELIHDLLTIFVSAKLASYVKFYHNNKDFIDSLGLSHEQNMAKMRLLTFMGMAVEFKEISFDTMQEELQIGEEDVEAFVIDAVRTKMVYCKIDQTQQKVVVSHSTYRTFGKQQWQQLFDSLSSWKANLATVKTSLQTLSPSA; translated from the exons ATGAGCGTCCCCGCATTTATTGATATAACGGAAGAAGACCAG GCGTTAGAACTCAGAGCCTACATCAAATCCAAAGGAGCTGAAATCTCGGAGGAGAACTCTGAAGGTGGACTTCACGTAGATTTGGCTCAGATCATTGAGTCTTGTGATGTTTGTCTCAAAGACGACGATAAAG ATGTGGAGAGCGTGATGAACAGCATCGTATCTCTGCTGTTGATCCTGGAGACAGAGAAGCAGGAAGCTCTCATCGAGAGTCTGTGTGAGAAACTGGTCAAGTTCCGTGAAGGAGAAAGACCTTCCCTCAGGATGCAGTT GCTGAGCAACTTGTTCCATGGTATGGATGAGAACGCTCCAGTCAGATACACGGTCTTATGCAGCCTCATCAAAGTGGCCGCCGCCTGTAACGCCATCTCCTTCATCCCGACTGACCTCGATCAG GTGGCCAAGTGGATAGTTGACTGGAACCTGAATACAGAGAAGAAGCACACTCTTTTGAGGCTGGTATATGAAGCCCTGGTGGACTGCAAGAAAAG CGACGCTGCAGCCAAAGTGATGGTGGAGTTGCTGGGTAGTTACACAGAGGACAATGCATCACAAGCACGTGTTGACGCACACAG ATGTATCGTCCGAGCTCTCAAAGATCCCAACACCTACCTGTTTGACCATCTGCTCACCCTCAAACCAGTGCGCTTCCTGGAGGGAGAGCTCATTCACGAC CTGTTAACCATCTTTGTAAGCGCAAAGCTAGCTTCCTACGTCAAGTTTTACCACAATAACAAAGACTTCATTGACTCTCTTG GCCTGTCTCACGAGCAAAACATGGCCAAGATGCGTCTGCTCACGTTCATGGGCATGGCGGTGGAATTCAAGGAGATCTCCTTTGACACCATGCAAGAGGAGCTGCAGATTGGAGAGGAAGACGTCGAGGCTTTTGTCATTGATG cTGTCCGGACCAAGATGGTGTACTGCAAAATTGACCAGACACAGCAAAAAGTTGTTGtcag CCACAGCACATACCGCACCTTCGGaaagcagcagtggcagcagctgtTCGATAGCCTCAGCTCGTGGAAAGCCAACCTGGCGACCGTCAAGACCAGCCTGCAAACTCTGTCACCTTCCGCCTAA
- the eif3m gene encoding eukaryotic translation initiation factor 3 subunit M isoform X2 has translation MSVPAFIDITEEDQALELRAYIKSKGAEISEENSEGGLHVDLAQIIESCDVCLKDDDKDVESVMNSIVSLLLILETEKQEALIESLCEKLVKFREGERPSLRMQLLSNLFHGMDENAPVRYTVLCSLIKVAAACNAISFIPTDLDQVAKWIVDWNLNTEKKHTLLRLVYEALVDCKKSDAAAKVMVELLGSYTEDNASQARVDAHRCIVRALKDPNTYLFDHLLTLKPVRFLEGELIHDLLTIFVSAKLASYVKFYHNNKDFIDSLGLSHEQNMAKMRLLTFMGMAVEFKEISFDTMQEELQIGEEDVEAFVIDAVRTKMVYCKIDQTQQKVVVSTYRTFGKQQWQQLFDSLSSWKANLATVKTSLQTLSPSA, from the exons ATGAGCGTCCCCGCATTTATTGATATAACGGAAGAAGACCAG GCGTTAGAACTCAGAGCCTACATCAAATCCAAAGGAGCTGAAATCTCGGAGGAGAACTCTGAAGGTGGACTTCACGTAGATTTGGCTCAGATCATTGAGTCTTGTGATGTTTGTCTCAAAGACGACGATAAAG ATGTGGAGAGCGTGATGAACAGCATCGTATCTCTGCTGTTGATCCTGGAGACAGAGAAGCAGGAAGCTCTCATCGAGAGTCTGTGTGAGAAACTGGTCAAGTTCCGTGAAGGAGAAAGACCTTCCCTCAGGATGCAGTT GCTGAGCAACTTGTTCCATGGTATGGATGAGAACGCTCCAGTCAGATACACGGTCTTATGCAGCCTCATCAAAGTGGCCGCCGCCTGTAACGCCATCTCCTTCATCCCGACTGACCTCGATCAG GTGGCCAAGTGGATAGTTGACTGGAACCTGAATACAGAGAAGAAGCACACTCTTTTGAGGCTGGTATATGAAGCCCTGGTGGACTGCAAGAAAAG CGACGCTGCAGCCAAAGTGATGGTGGAGTTGCTGGGTAGTTACACAGAGGACAATGCATCACAAGCACGTGTTGACGCACACAG ATGTATCGTCCGAGCTCTCAAAGATCCCAACACCTACCTGTTTGACCATCTGCTCACCCTCAAACCAGTGCGCTTCCTGGAGGGAGAGCTCATTCACGAC CTGTTAACCATCTTTGTAAGCGCAAAGCTAGCTTCCTACGTCAAGTTTTACCACAATAACAAAGACTTCATTGACTCTCTTG GCCTGTCTCACGAGCAAAACATGGCCAAGATGCGTCTGCTCACGTTCATGGGCATGGCGGTGGAATTCAAGGAGATCTCCTTTGACACCATGCAAGAGGAGCTGCAGATTGGAGAGGAAGACGTCGAGGCTTTTGTCATTGATG cTGTCCGGACCAAGATGGTGTACTGCAAAATTGACCAGACACAGCAAAAAGTTGTTGtcag CACATACCGCACCTTCGGaaagcagcagtggcagcagctgtTCGATAGCCTCAGCTCGTGGAAAGCCAACCTGGCGACCGTCAAGACCAGCCTGCAAACTCTGTCACCTTCCGCCTAA